In Bacillus solimangrovi, a single genomic region encodes these proteins:
- the xylF gene encoding D-xylose ABC transporter substrate-binding protein → MKNRVWQMFLVLTMFTLVLAACGNGATESSSESTGSESTNKETASSDDGIVIGFSMDTLEEERWQRDRDLFVARAEALGATVNVQAANGDDAKQLAQAENLISQGVDIIVVVPHDAEVTASIVEKAHKEGIKVISYDRLIKNSDVDLYVSFDNERVGEMQAKAITEIVPSGKYALIEGADTDNNAHLFKKGQMNILQPLIDSGDIEIVYDQWTDEWDPANALANMENALTANNNEIDAVVAANDGTAGAVIQALAAQSLAGEVPVSGQDAELAGVQRIVEGTQTMTVYKPIKLLAETIAEQAVAMAEGNEVETNSTVNNGKIDVPSILLDPISVNKDNIDDTIIADEFHSKDDVYKYSK, encoded by the coding sequence ATGAAAAATCGAGTTTGGCAAATGTTCTTAGTATTAACAATGTTCACGTTGGTACTAGCTGCATGTGGTAATGGTGCAACTGAAAGCAGCAGCGAATCAACTGGATCTGAGAGCACAAATAAAGAAACAGCTTCATCAGATGATGGAATTGTAATTGGATTCTCAATGGATACATTGGAAGAGGAAAGATGGCAACGTGACCGTGACTTATTCGTGGCTCGTGCTGAAGCATTAGGAGCAACTGTTAATGTACAAGCTGCAAATGGTGATGACGCGAAACAACTTGCACAAGCTGAGAACTTAATCAGCCAAGGTGTTGACATTATCGTTGTAGTACCACATGATGCAGAAGTTACAGCTTCAATTGTAGAAAAGGCTCATAAAGAAGGTATTAAAGTTATCTCTTATGACCGTTTAATTAAAAATTCAGATGTTGACTTATATGTATCATTTGATAACGAGCGTGTAGGAGAAATGCAAGCGAAAGCGATTACAGAAATAGTTCCAAGTGGTAAATATGCATTGATTGAAGGTGCAGATACAGATAACAATGCTCACCTATTCAAAAAAGGTCAAATGAATATTCTACAACCTTTAATTGATAGTGGCGATATTGAAATCGTTTACGATCAGTGGACTGATGAGTGGGATCCTGCAAATGCACTAGCGAACATGGAGAATGCGCTTACAGCAAACAATAACGAAATTGATGCAGTAGTTGCAGCAAATGATGGTACTGCTGGTGCAGTTATTCAAGCTTTAGCAGCACAAAGTTTAGCTGGTGAAGTTCCAGTATCAGGTCAAGATGCAGAGCTTGCTGGTGTTCAACGTATCGTTGAAGGAACACAAACAATGACTGTATACAAACCAATTAAGTTACTTGCTGAAACAATTGCTGAGCAAGCAGTTGCAATGGCAGAAGGTAACGAAGTGGAAACAAACAGCACTGTAAATAACGGTAAAATCGATGTACCTTCAATTCTTTTAGACCCTATTTCGGTTAACAAAGATAACATCGATGACACAATTATTGCTGATGAGTTCCATTCAAAAGACGACGTATACAAATACAGCAAATAA
- a CDS encoding substrate-binding domain-containing protein: protein MKALKVLLFVIAIFIIFIPFYHLNASYQEVGKLLEGSKSEDSPTRIAIIYPELGSYSWKQIVQGAMQQAQENEMILEVRGSYNGNVEEMVKEMNVSIASNVDGILVMGMDDANLNKEIDKAVMRGIPVITFMNDAPTTFRKAYVGPDYYEAGIVMGQLIAEQYSQRDRVGIIGESQLTNIEQMKVNGIKKVLKSEYGVEVVEGLTSEQLGVLNPVQRATNAMLNRYPKLDLLIGVNARSTEDLLHVIENRARMDRFQIFSFNRIEEMEHVDGSVVYDNNEIGEKCILLMKQWLAADRLPLKEINYVSIDVVYPYQVRRMKNE from the coding sequence TTGAAGGCGCTTAAAGTGTTATTATTTGTTATTGCTATTTTTATTATATTTATCCCTTTCTATCATTTGAATGCGTCTTATCAAGAGGTAGGCAAGTTGTTAGAAGGTTCTAAGAGTGAGGATTCTCCTACGCGTATTGCAATTATTTATCCAGAGTTGGGTTCATACTCTTGGAAACAGATTGTGCAAGGTGCGATGCAGCAGGCTCAGGAGAATGAGATGATTCTTGAGGTGAGAGGTTCATATAATGGGAATGTTGAAGAAATGGTGAAGGAAATGAATGTTTCCATTGCATCGAATGTCGATGGCATCTTGGTTATGGGAATGGATGATGCCAACCTTAATAAGGAAATTGATAAGGCAGTAATGAGAGGAATACCTGTGATTACTTTCATGAATGATGCACCAACTACTTTTCGGAAGGCGTATGTGGGACCTGATTACTATGAAGCAGGTATTGTGATGGGACAACTGATTGCAGAACAATATTCACAACGAGACCGAGTTGGAATAATAGGAGAATCGCAATTAACGAATATTGAGCAAATGAAAGTCAATGGGATCAAGAAAGTGCTTAAATCAGAATATGGTGTAGAGGTTGTAGAGGGATTAACTTCAGAACAGCTAGGTGTGTTAAATCCTGTGCAACGAGCAACGAATGCGATGTTGAATCGTTACCCTAAGTTAGACTTATTAATTGGCGTAAATGCTCGTAGTACAGAAGATTTACTTCATGTTATCGAAAATCGTGCGCGGATGGATCGGTTTCAAATTTTCTCCTTTAATCGTATTGAGGAGATGGAGCATGTAGATGGAAGTGTCGTGTATGACAATAATGAAATTGGTGAGAAATGTATCTTGCTTATGAAACAATGGTTAGCTGCTGATAGGCTACCGCTAAAAGAAATCAACTATGTTTCGATAGATGTCGTCTATCCTTATCAAGTGAGGAGAATGAAAAATGAATAA
- a CDS encoding xylose ABC transporter ATP-binding protein — protein MSVVLEMKNITKEFPGVKALDQVNFVAKKGEIHALCGENGAGKSTLMKVLSGLYPSGTYDGTLEINGKVCEFKTIKDAEKAGISIIYQELALAKQMTVAENLILGNEPAKFGIINKNIMFKEAEKWLKEVGLKGVNPETITGTLGIGKQQLIEIAKALSKNANILILDEPTAALTEQEVRILLDILLEFKERGVTCIYISHKLNEVFEIADTITVLRDGQTVSTQPASELTEDKVISLMVGREIKERFPRIKAEPKETVLSVRDYSVFDQENASKKLVDSVSFDVRKGEILGISGLMGSGRTELVMSLFGGLQGGNSGEVLIDGKKVKIKNTKQAIQQGLSLVSEDRKKYGLILDMDIKSNISISSLPSISNRQVINKNEEISHGNKYIDSLRIKANSVETVTGTLSGGNQQKVVLGKCLMTKPKVLILDEPTRGIDVGAKFEIYNLMNQLIREGVAIIMISSELPEVMGMSHRIMVMSEGQKAAEFVAEEATQEKIMVAATGGVTV, from the coding sequence ATGTCAGTCGTACTTGAAATGAAGAACATTACGAAAGAGTTCCCTGGTGTGAAAGCACTCGATCAAGTTAATTTCGTTGCCAAAAAAGGCGAAATTCATGCGCTGTGTGGTGAAAACGGTGCAGGTAAGTCAACGTTAATGAAAGTATTGAGTGGGTTGTATCCAAGCGGTACGTATGATGGAACACTTGAGATTAACGGAAAAGTATGTGAATTTAAAACGATTAAAGATGCTGAAAAAGCGGGGATTTCAATTATCTATCAAGAATTAGCATTAGCAAAACAAATGACAGTTGCAGAAAACCTCATTCTCGGAAATGAGCCTGCAAAGTTCGGGATTATCAATAAAAACATCATGTTCAAAGAAGCTGAAAAATGGTTGAAAGAAGTAGGGTTAAAAGGGGTTAATCCTGAAACGATTACTGGAACGTTAGGAATCGGGAAGCAACAGTTGATTGAGATTGCAAAAGCGTTATCCAAAAATGCAAACATTTTAATTTTGGATGAACCGACAGCGGCTTTGACAGAACAGGAAGTTAGAATCCTTTTAGATATTTTATTAGAGTTCAAAGAACGTGGTGTGACATGCATCTATATCTCTCACAAATTAAATGAAGTATTTGAAATCGCAGATACGATTACTGTTTTACGAGATGGACAAACAGTGTCTACCCAACCTGCATCAGAGTTAACAGAGGATAAAGTTATCTCTTTAATGGTAGGGCGAGAAATTAAAGAGCGTTTCCCTCGTATCAAAGCTGAACCGAAAGAAACCGTTTTGTCTGTTCGTGATTATTCTGTATTTGACCAAGAAAATGCATCGAAAAAGCTCGTGGATTCTGTTAGCTTTGACGTTCGTAAAGGTGAAATTCTTGGTATCTCAGGATTGATGGGATCTGGTAGAACAGAACTTGTTATGAGTCTTTTTGGTGGTCTACAAGGTGGAAATTCAGGTGAAGTGTTAATCGATGGGAAGAAAGTAAAGATTAAAAATACGAAGCAAGCGATTCAACAAGGACTTTCTCTCGTATCAGAGGACCGAAAGAAATACGGTTTGATTCTAGATATGGACATTAAGAGTAATATTTCGATTTCTAGCTTACCTTCTATTTCTAATCGTCAGGTGATCAACAAAAATGAAGAGATTTCTCACGGAAATAAATATATTGATTCACTGAGAATAAAAGCAAATTCAGTAGAGACAGTAACAGGAACATTAAGTGGTGGAAATCAACAAAAGGTCGTACTAGGTAAATGTCTAATGACAAAACCGAAAGTGCTTATCTTGGATGAACCGACAAGGGGTATCGATGTTGGTGCAAAGTTCGAAATCTATAACTTAATGAATCAATTAATTAGAGAAGGCGTGGCTATAATCATGATTTCTTCTGAATTACCTGAAGTAATGGGAATGAGTCACCGAATTATGGTTATGTCTGAAGGGCAAAAAGCAGCGGAATTCGTTGCAGAAGAAGCAACACAAGAAAAAATTATGGTAGCCGCAACGGGAGGAGTGACAGTATGA
- a CDS encoding response regulator, with product MTRILIAEDEEIERIALKKMIEDNVPHIDIVSVASNGNEAVQQALEHKPDLILMDIQMPGIDGLTAIEQILEQHSSTKMVIVSSYDTFSYAQKAIRLGVKDYLLKPSKKQVILETIEGIVKEIEDQKKMQSHMDQVAPLMETEIVTQLLFDHLHEVQVKQLLDYFEISEESKMFVLSISIMAMDREMSQAERNELYKVIKETFHNVSKGWVGALSSLQLPIISFVPDKQANAHKKHALAIIRKLKNATSKWKDVKIFIGVGGVSEGMSHLKNSYHEALRASLHIESASGFCFYSDLDNEQKEIEHSLIKIERSIIEALERDNYDQIKEMVIEMIEAGRKLQKNIKEIQNQIQQAFFMMYRHFDELGLQIGKHVFSHTITNYRQLRTETAYQISAILKEFEEKRSERQVDTASKIKEYIHKTYKSELSLEVLAEKMKLSPQYISKIFKDKYGLSYIDYLTQCRIEKAKEYIRQGEKSLKEIALDIGYKDPNYFSRVFKKMCQMSPTDYRNKYKS from the coding sequence ATGACTAGAATATTAATTGCTGAAGATGAGGAGATTGAACGTATCGCACTTAAGAAAATGATTGAAGATAATGTTCCACATATAGATATTGTATCAGTAGCGAGCAATGGAAATGAAGCAGTACAACAGGCACTTGAACACAAGCCTGATTTGATTTTAATGGACATTCAGATGCCTGGTATAGATGGTCTTACAGCGATTGAGCAAATATTAGAGCAACATTCATCAACAAAAATGGTGATCGTATCTTCATATGATACATTTTCTTATGCCCAGAAGGCGATTCGACTAGGTGTGAAAGATTATTTGTTAAAGCCGAGTAAGAAACAGGTTATTCTAGAAACAATTGAAGGTATCGTCAAAGAAATTGAAGACCAAAAGAAAATGCAGTCACATATGGACCAAGTTGCTCCGCTGATGGAAACCGAAATCGTGACACAGCTCTTATTTGATCATCTTCATGAAGTACAAGTGAAGCAGTTACTTGATTACTTTGAAATAAGTGAGGAAAGTAAAATGTTCGTATTATCAATTAGCATCATGGCGATGGATAGAGAAATGAGCCAAGCTGAACGTAATGAATTATATAAAGTGATTAAAGAAACGTTTCACAACGTATCAAAAGGTTGGGTTGGAGCACTTTCAAGCTTACAATTACCGATCATTTCATTTGTGCCAGATAAGCAAGCTAACGCTCATAAAAAACATGCGTTAGCGATTATTCGCAAGTTAAAAAATGCAACATCAAAGTGGAAAGACGTGAAGATTTTTATCGGAGTAGGTGGGGTAAGTGAAGGTATGTCACACCTGAAAAATTCATATCATGAGGCTTTACGAGCATCACTTCATATAGAATCTGCTTCTGGATTTTGCTTCTATTCTGACTTAGATAATGAGCAAAAAGAGATCGAGCATTCACTTATAAAAATAGAACGATCCATTATCGAAGCACTTGAGCGTGATAATTATGATCAAATCAAAGAAATGGTTATTGAAATGATCGAAGCTGGTCGCAAGCTACAAAAAAATATAAAGGAAATTCAAAATCAAATTCAGCAAGCGTTTTTTATGATGTATCGTCATTTCGATGAACTGGGATTACAGATTGGTAAGCACGTCTTCTCACATACGATTACAAATTATCGTCAGCTTCGTACTGAAACAGCTTATCAAATAAGTGCAATATTGAAAGAATTCGAAGAGAAGCGGAGCGAGAGACAGGTAGATACTGCTTCGAAAATTAAAGAGTATATTCACAAAACGTATAAGAGTGAACTATCGTTAGAGGTTCTTGCTGAGAAAATGAAATTGAGTCCACAATATATAAGTAAGATTTTCAAGGATAAGTATGGGTTAAGTTATATTGATTACTTGACACAGTGTCGAATTGAAAAGGCAAAAGAATATATACGTCAAGGAGAGAAGAGCTTAAAAGAGATTGCACTAGATATCGGTTATAAAGACCCGAACTATTTTAGTAGAGTCTTCAAGAAAATGTGTCAGATGTCACCTACTGATTATCGGAATAAGTACAAATCATAA
- a CDS encoding copper amine oxidase N-terminal domain-containing protein, with product MINKWSILLFVVTIYFVLSISQPNVHAESTSTTKLIVAGETVTEQLTTITYNGRTLIPLRTVSEALNVQVKWNSKTSTVIVQKWGEQLSIKPNAHQAKLQGRVYHDVILDLQSPAQLKDGSVYVPLRFIAQTFGYEVNWDNGEIRINSPLSEEERERLYRGSL from the coding sequence TTGATAAATAAGTGGTCTATTCTATTATTCGTAGTAACTATTTATTTTGTACTTAGTATAAGTCAACCTAATGTGCATGCTGAATCTACTTCTACTACTAAATTAATAGTAGCAGGTGAAACTGTAACGGAACAACTTACTACTATTACTTATAACGGGAGAACACTCATTCCACTTCGCACTGTCAGTGAAGCGTTGAATGTACAAGTGAAATGGAATTCGAAAACATCTACAGTAATTGTGCAGAAATGGGGAGAACAGTTAAGTATAAAACCTAATGCACATCAGGCCAAACTGCAAGGAAGAGTGTATCATGATGTGATTCTAGATCTACAATCACCAGCACAGTTGAAAGATGGATCGGTCTATGTGCCACTTCGTTTTATTGCACAAACCTTTGGGTATGAAGTGAATTGGGATAATGGCGAGATTCGAATTAATTCTCCATTAAGTGAAGAGGAAAGAGAAAGATTGTATCGTGGGTCTCTTTAG
- a CDS encoding sensor histidine kinase: MNKIQNKIILLSMVIMLIMGAFWFIMTMLNNQSSQVYNTILKRYLLLNEVSTYSDNAIAHLNQYISIPSKSNQELYEQIKGEFNSLSKSVHQIQNDRNIITITGYIEMINRQIHEMDAAVLSLENQNSINVNYHAEEAAKISQYINETTLTLFKQEVRFHEKVYLEIFELSRNLNRLGLLSITVIFLLLVAFSYWVSKGITRSIHILLQGAKQISKGIFQYPIKIDSNDEIAFLGDTFDQMRQNLKRSIEEMKQKAELEKRLQQSQLLLQEKELQRLQSQMNPHFLFNTLNLLSKKAYLEGAEQTSDLIVSVSNLLRYNLSKYDEPVKLSEEIFIVKEYFTILKARFTKRLSVSYEIDEQCLNYLIPNLILQPLIENAFIHAIEPFEDGGEIILRVRDMENEIVIEVEDDGPGIDATADTQEQKKGNSIGLENVRKRLELFYSSENVMNISSIQGQGTTIILHLPKG; encoded by the coding sequence ATGAATAAAATCCAGAATAAAATCATTCTCTTATCTATGGTGATTATGCTAATTATGGGGGCTTTTTGGTTTATCATGACGATGTTAAACAATCAGTCCAGCCAAGTGTATAACACAATATTGAAAAGATATTTATTATTAAATGAAGTATCAACTTATAGTGATAATGCAATTGCACATTTAAATCAGTACATTAGTATACCATCTAAAAGTAATCAAGAACTGTATGAGCAAATAAAAGGGGAGTTCAACTCGTTATCTAAGAGTGTTCATCAGATACAAAATGACCGAAATATTATTACGATCACTGGTTATATCGAAATGATTAATAGGCAAATCCATGAAATGGATGCAGCAGTTTTATCGTTAGAAAATCAGAATTCAATCAATGTGAATTATCATGCTGAAGAGGCTGCGAAAATCTCGCAATATATAAATGAAACGACATTGACGTTATTTAAGCAGGAAGTTCGTTTTCACGAGAAAGTATACTTAGAGATTTTTGAACTGAGCCGAAATTTGAATCGTCTCGGATTATTGTCGATCACGGTAATTTTCTTGCTGTTAGTAGCTTTTTCATATTGGGTTTCAAAAGGGATTACGAGATCGATACATATATTATTACAAGGGGCGAAACAAATCTCGAAGGGGATCTTTCAATATCCGATCAAAATAGACTCGAATGATGAAATAGCATTTTTAGGTGACACGTTTGATCAAATGCGTCAAAACTTAAAGCGTTCAATAGAGGAAATGAAGCAGAAAGCAGAGCTTGAGAAACGGTTGCAGCAATCACAATTATTGTTACAAGAGAAGGAATTGCAACGGTTACAAAGCCAGATGAATCCTCATTTTCTATTCAATACGTTGAACCTGTTGTCTAAGAAAGCATATTTAGAAGGGGCGGAACAAACGAGTGATTTAATAGTAAGTGTCTCGAATTTATTACGTTATAACTTAAGTAAATATGATGAGCCAGTAAAGTTAAGTGAGGAAATCTTCATCGTAAAAGAGTATTTCACTATATTGAAAGCCCGCTTTACGAAACGTTTGTCTGTATCGTATGAAATTGATGAACAATGCTTGAATTACTTAATTCCGAATTTGATTTTACAACCGTTGATTGAAAACGCCTTCATTCATGCGATTGAACCATTTGAAGATGGTGGGGAAATAATACTTAGAGTACGAGATATGGAGAATGAGATAGTAATAGAAGTTGAAGATGATGGACCAGGAATAGACGCAACAGCTGATACTCAAGAACAGAAAAAAGGTAACTCAATTGGTTTGGAGAATGTACGGAAACGGCTTGAATTGTTTTATAGCTCGGAAAATGTAATGAACATAAGCAGTATTCAAGGGCAGGGGACGACGATTATTTTACATTTACCAAAGGGGTGA
- a CDS encoding lamin tail domain-containing protein, translating into MWNKTKKWLFSSIIAVTALSPLSQTDVSVFAEGPNDPAPEIEARGIENGKKVLFDNAHGQTAGAADWVIDGGFSDFANALADHGYAVKELRKTTPITYEDLIDYDTFVIPEANIPFKTSEQDAMLQYVENGGSIFFISDHYNADRNKNRWDSSEVFNGYRRGAWSDPTKGMSTEERNSSAMEDVNSSDWLADNFGIRFRYNALGDVTANQIVTPDQSFGITEGVQRVAMHAGSTMAIVDPAKAKGIVYLPSTNAAWSHAVDQGVYNGGGIDEGPYAAIGKVGIGKAAFIGDSSPVEDATPKYKREENGSSKRTYDGFLEADDATLLVNMVDWLSEQENYTSFADVSGLELDTPTPLLIFETPENSTEPEVEPWSQPSPGYKWWDASTFAFGSYGYVEAGQGQSSNIFFSEYIEGSSYNKALEIYNGTDQTIDLSQYTIELSNLSSSISLRGTLGSGEVFVIANPNAESAILAESDVTDSNMVYNGDDSVTLKQNGTVIDVIGTAGTSFAKDKTLVRNSDITSGSSSYNSSEWTIYPSNTFNYIGSY; encoded by the coding sequence ATGTGGAATAAGACAAAAAAATGGTTGTTTAGTAGTATCATTGCAGTTACTGCACTTTCTCCTTTATCGCAAACTGATGTAAGCGTTTTCGCTGAAGGGCCAAATGATCCAGCACCAGAAATTGAGGCTCGAGGAATTGAGAACGGTAAAAAGGTATTATTTGATAATGCGCACGGACAAACAGCTGGTGCGGCAGATTGGGTAATTGATGGAGGTTTCTCCGATTTCGCAAATGCACTTGCTGATCATGGATATGCTGTAAAAGAGCTTAGAAAAACTACCCCGATTACATATGAAGATTTAATAGATTACGATACATTTGTTATTCCTGAAGCAAACATCCCTTTCAAAACTTCAGAACAAGATGCAATGTTGCAATATGTTGAAAATGGAGGAAGTATCTTCTTCATTTCTGATCATTATAATGCTGACCGTAATAAAAATCGTTGGGATTCGTCTGAAGTTTTTAACGGATACCGTCGTGGTGCTTGGAGTGATCCTACAAAAGGAATGAGTACGGAGGAACGTAATTCAAGTGCGATGGAAGACGTTAATAGCTCTGATTGGTTAGCAGATAACTTCGGAATTCGTTTCCGATACAATGCACTTGGAGATGTTACTGCAAATCAAATTGTAACACCAGATCAATCCTTTGGAATAACAGAAGGTGTACAAAGGGTTGCGATGCATGCAGGTTCAACGATGGCGATTGTAGATCCAGCGAAAGCAAAGGGAATCGTCTATTTGCCTAGTACAAATGCTGCGTGGTCACATGCTGTAGATCAAGGTGTATATAATGGTGGAGGAATAGATGAAGGCCCATATGCTGCAATTGGTAAGGTTGGAATAGGAAAGGCAGCATTCATTGGTGATTCATCTCCCGTTGAAGATGCAACACCAAAATATAAACGTGAAGAAAATGGCTCTTCAAAAAGAACTTACGATGGATTCCTAGAAGCTGATGATGCAACACTTTTAGTAAACATGGTAGATTGGTTGTCAGAGCAAGAAAATTATACGAGCTTTGCTGATGTCTCAGGTCTTGAGTTAGATACTCCTACACCATTATTGATTTTTGAAACACCTGAAAATTCTACAGAACCTGAAGTTGAACCGTGGTCACAACCATCTCCAGGTTACAAGTGGTGGGATGCCTCTACATTTGCTTTCGGTTCATACGGTTATGTGGAAGCTGGACAAGGTCAAAGTTCAAACATCTTCTTCTCAGAATACATTGAGGGAAGTAGCTACAATAAAGCATTAGAAATATATAATGGAACGGATCAAACGATTGATTTATCTCAATATACGATTGAACTTTCAAACCTTTCTAGTAGTATATCTTTAAGAGGTACACTTGGAAGTGGTGAAGTTTTTGTCATTGCAAACCCTAATGCAGAATCAGCGATATTAGCAGAATCAGACGTAACCGATTCAAACATGGTCTATAATGGTGATGATTCCGTAACATTAAAGCAAAACGGAACGGTAATTGATGTTATTGGTACAGCTGGTACAAGCTTTGCAAAAGATAAAACGCTTGTAAGAAATAGTGATATTACCTCGGGATCCTCTAGTTACAATAGTAGTGAATGGACAATCTATCCTTCTAATACGTTTAACTATATTGGTAGTTATTAA
- a CDS encoding sugar ABC transporter permease, translated as MNTAKKIDVTETAVDVKEKKIHLFKMDIRAYTMIGALLTIWILFSLLNDTFLTPRNLSNLFLQMSVTSILAIGMVLIIVAGQIDLSVGSLVGLTGGVAAILNVWLGWHPILVIIATIVLGMIIGLVQGWWVAYRAVPAFIVTLAGMLIFRGILTGITNSRTVAPLSPGLKVLGQGYIPALVGLIIAGIAVCLTIFFMTKKRKDRIKYGFPVIPTSWTVGIMLLTAAGIIGFVMLMNAYQGIPIPFIIVIVLAIIFTFIAKNTVFGRQVYALGGNPEAAALSGIDIKKRILMIFVLGNTLAAIAGLILTARVNAATVGAGTMYELDAIAACVIGGTSLMGGVGTISGALIGALVMASLDNGMSIMNIDSFWQLIVKGSILVLAVWVDMVSRKKQAKA; from the coding sequence ATGAATACCGCTAAGAAAATAGATGTAACAGAAACAGCTGTTGATGTGAAAGAAAAGAAAATACATTTGTTCAAAATGGACATCCGTGCGTACACGATGATTGGTGCGTTATTAACAATTTGGATCTTATTCTCATTATTGAATGATACATTTCTAACACCTCGAAATCTATCAAATCTATTTCTACAAATGTCTGTAACCTCCATTCTAGCAATTGGTATGGTACTTATTATTGTAGCTGGTCAAATTGATTTATCAGTAGGTTCACTAGTTGGGTTAACAGGTGGGGTTGCAGCGATCTTAAATGTATGGCTCGGTTGGCATCCAATTCTTGTTATTATTGCAACAATTGTACTAGGTATGATTATCGGTTTGGTTCAAGGTTGGTGGGTCGCCTATCGGGCAGTTCCAGCCTTCATTGTAACTCTGGCAGGTATGTTAATATTCCGAGGGATATTAACAGGGATTACGAATAGCCGTACAGTAGCACCACTTTCTCCAGGATTGAAAGTATTAGGTCAAGGTTACATTCCAGCATTGGTTGGATTAATTATTGCAGGTATTGCTGTATGTTTAACTATTTTCTTCATGACGAAAAAACGTAAAGATAGAATTAAATATGGTTTCCCAGTAATTCCAACAAGCTGGACGGTAGGTATTATGCTTTTAACAGCTGCTGGAATTATCGGATTCGTTATGCTAATGAATGCATATCAAGGAATTCCAATTCCATTTATCATCGTAATTGTTTTAGCTATCATCTTCACGTTTATTGCAAAAAATACTGTCTTCGGTCGTCAAGTGTATGCATTAGGTGGAAATCCAGAAGCAGCAGCATTATCTGGTATTGATATTAAGAAACGTATCCTTATGATCTTTGTATTAGGTAATACATTAGCTGCAATTGCTGGTCTGATTTTAACAGCACGTGTTAATGCGGCAACAGTTGGGGCAGGAACGATGTACGAGCTTGATGCAATTGCTGCGTGTGTTATCGGTGGAACGAGTCTTATGGGTGGAGTCGGAACGATTTCTGGTGCACTAATCGGTGCGCTCGTAATGGCAAGTCTAGATAACGGTATGAGTATTATGAACATTGATTCATTCTGGCAATTGATTGTAAAAGGTAGCATTCTAGTTCTAGCGGTATGGGTTGATATGGTAAGCCGTAAGAAGCAAGCTAAAGCATAA